The following coding sequences are from one Capsicum annuum cultivar UCD-10X-F1 chromosome 3, UCD10Xv1.1, whole genome shotgun sequence window:
- the LOC107863352 gene encoding uncharacterized protein LOC107863352 isoform X1, with amino-acid sequence MLLLIEAHSQYSTILGKFETAYAADSAYDRAATKFRRLYANINFNFGYYHDDLKQDLNLRNVASTTHSLMIQQLGILLTLPHGIKMVFLEVTYMLSERLIGWIQHQVGVAFINVRSTCFIDLKGPLFS; translated from the exons ATGCTGCTGCTAATAGAAGCACATTCACAATATTCCACAATCCTAG GGAAATTTGAGACTGCATACGCTGCAGATAG TGCATATGATCGTGCTGCAACTAAATTTAGACGACTTTATGCAAATATTAATTTCAATTTTGGTTATTATCATGATGACCTAAAACAG GATTTAAATCTCAGGAATGTTGCTTCTACCACCCACTCTCTAATGATACAACAATTG GGCATATTGTTGACATTGCCACATGGAATAAAGATGGTCTTTCTTGAG gtCACTTACATGCTTTCGGAAAGGCTCATAGGATGGATCCAACATCAAGTGGGCGTGGCGTTCATCAATGTAAGAAGTACCTGTTTCATAGACTTGAAAGG
- the LOC107863352 gene encoding uncharacterized protein LOC107863352 isoform X2: protein MISPGKFETAYAADSAYDRAATKFRRLYANINFNFGYYHDDLKQDLNLRNVASTTHSLMIQQLGILLTLPHGIKMVFLEVTYMLSERLIGWIQHQVGVAFINVRSTCFIDLKGPLFS from the exons ATGATAAGTCCAG GGAAATTTGAGACTGCATACGCTGCAGATAG TGCATATGATCGTGCTGCAACTAAATTTAGACGACTTTATGCAAATATTAATTTCAATTTTGGTTATTATCATGATGACCTAAAACAG GATTTAAATCTCAGGAATGTTGCTTCTACCACCCACTCTCTAATGATACAACAATTG GGCATATTGTTGACATTGCCACATGGAATAAAGATGGTCTTTCTTGAG gtCACTTACATGCTTTCGGAAAGGCTCATAGGATGGATCCAACATCAAGTGGGCGTGGCGTTCATCAATGTAAGAAGTACCTGTTTCATAGACTTGAAAGG